A single Natrinema pellirubrum DSM 15624 DNA region contains:
- a CDS encoding succinate dehydrogenase/fumarate reductase iron-sulfur subunit, which produces MSTQQAEPESQEAPEDPAMKGAESPAAEEQNGGGMVDEHAEKAAELEGETVHIKVFRYDPEVEGKQEPRFDDFHVPFEKGMTVLDSVMYARDEYDSSLTFRHSCRQAVCGSDAFFVNGKQRLGCKTQISDLEQPVRIEPLPHQEVVKDLVVDMDHFYDQMHTVEPYFQDEDTPPVDDLEEQRQSQENREKIKMSSRCIWCGACMSSCNIAAGDNEYLGPAAINKAYKFAMDDREGEEIKEHRLRILEQEHGVWRCQTQFSCTEVCPKDIPLTEHIQELKREAVKKNLKFW; this is translated from the coding sequence ATGAGTACACAACAAGCCGAACCCGAAAGCCAGGAAGCACCGGAAGACCCGGCGATGAAAGGTGCGGAGTCGCCGGCCGCGGAGGAACAGAACGGCGGCGGCATGGTCGACGAACACGCCGAAAAGGCCGCCGAACTCGAGGGGGAGACGGTCCACATCAAGGTGTTCCGCTACGACCCCGAAGTCGAGGGGAAACAGGAACCACGCTTCGACGACTTCCACGTCCCCTTCGAGAAGGGGATGACCGTCCTCGACTCGGTCATGTACGCCCGCGACGAGTACGATTCGTCGCTCACCTTCCGTCACTCCTGTCGACAGGCCGTCTGTGGCTCCGACGCCTTCTTCGTCAACGGGAAGCAGCGACTGGGCTGTAAGACTCAGATCTCCGATCTAGAACAGCCGGTCCGCATCGAGCCGCTGCCCCATCAGGAGGTCGTCAAGGACCTGGTCGTCGACATGGACCACTTCTACGACCAGATGCATACGGTCGAGCCGTACTTCCAGGACGAGGACACGCCGCCGGTCGATGACCTCGAGGAACAGCGCCAGAGCCAGGAAAACCGCGAGAAGATCAAGATGTCCTCGCGGTGTATCTGGTGTGGCGCGTGTATGTCCTCGTGTAACATCGCGGCCGGCGACAACGAATACCTGGGCCCGGCAGCGATCAACAAGGCCTACAAGTTCGCGATGGACGACCGCGAGGGCGAGGAGATCAAGGAGCATCGACTCCGCATTCTCGAGCAGGAACACGGCGTCTGGCGGTGCCAGACCCAGTTCTCCTGTACCGAGGTGTGTCCGAAGGACATTCCGCTCACCGAGCACATTCAGGAGCTCAAGCGGGAGGCAGTCAAGAAGAACCTGAAATTCTGGTAA
- a CDS encoding FAD-binding protein — protein MYEHDVIVVGAGGAGLRAAIAAHEAGADVAMVTKLHPVRSHTGAAEGGINAALQEGDDWELHAYDTMKGSDYLGDAPAVETLAQNAPEETINLEHWGMPFSREDDGTVSQRPFGGLSYPRTTYAGAETGHHLLHTMYEQVVKRGIQVYDEWYVMDLATTDEDDPNDRECHGVVAYDVQSGNIEGFKANNGVVLATGGPGQAFDHTTNAVSCTGDGHAMAYRAGAPLEDMEFIQFHPTSLPSTGVLISEGVRGEGGILYNSEGERFMFEYGYANNSGELASRDVVARAELTEVGEGRGVDDEYVHLDMRHLGEERIMDRLENILHLAEDFEGVDGLVEPMPVKPGQHYAMGGIEVDENGQTCVDGLYAAGECACVSVHGGNRLGGNALPELIVFGKRAGQHAAGEDLGEPEIRTGYGDDVEDETDTELPVAPGKAGLETSGSVAADGGMATDAEGVLQRKVETAREHVDTLMDKDDGVQHAEIRAKLQKAMTDYVNVFRTEEGVKKALEIIRECREEYQDVYVDDPSRTFNTDLQQTIETRNLIDVAETIALGALVRDEFRGAHWRKEHQERKDEEWLKHTLISWDDGSPSIFYRPVILEGENKTYEPKERSY, from the coding sequence ATGTACGAACACGACGTCATCGTGGTCGGCGCTGGCGGCGCCGGCCTCCGAGCCGCGATCGCAGCGCACGAAGCGGGAGCCGACGTGGCGATGGTCACGAAGCTCCACCCCGTCCGCAGCCACACCGGCGCGGCCGAGGGCGGTATCAACGCCGCACTACAGGAGGGCGACGACTGGGAACTCCACGCCTACGACACGATGAAGGGCTCGGACTACCTCGGCGACGCGCCGGCGGTCGAGACCCTCGCCCAGAACGCCCCCGAGGAGACCATCAACCTCGAACACTGGGGGATGCCGTTCTCCCGCGAGGACGACGGCACCGTCTCCCAGCGGCCGTTCGGTGGCCTCTCTTACCCCCGGACCACCTACGCCGGGGCCGAGACGGGCCATCACCTGCTGCATACGATGTACGAACAGGTCGTCAAACGGGGCATTCAGGTCTACGACGAGTGGTACGTCATGGACCTGGCGACGACCGACGAGGATGACCCCAACGACCGCGAGTGTCACGGCGTCGTCGCCTACGACGTCCAGTCGGGCAACATTGAAGGGTTCAAGGCGAACAACGGCGTCGTCCTCGCGACCGGCGGCCCCGGCCAGGCCTTCGACCACACCACCAACGCCGTCTCCTGTACCGGCGACGGCCACGCGATGGCCTACCGTGCCGGCGCGCCGCTCGAGGACATGGAGTTCATCCAGTTCCACCCGACCTCGCTGCCCTCGACGGGGGTCCTGATCTCCGAGGGTGTCCGCGGGGAGGGCGGCATCCTCTACAACAGCGAGGGCGAGCGGTTCATGTTCGAGTACGGCTACGCGAACAACTCCGGCGAACTCGCCAGCCGCGACGTCGTCGCCCGCGCGGAACTCACCGAGGTCGGCGAGGGACGGGGCGTCGACGACGAGTACGTCCATCTCGACATGCGCCACCTCGGCGAGGAGCGCATCATGGATCGGCTGGAGAACATCCTCCACCTGGCGGAGGACTTCGAGGGCGTCGACGGGCTCGTCGAGCCGATGCCGGTCAAGCCCGGCCAGCACTACGCCATGGGCGGCATCGAGGTCGACGAGAACGGCCAGACCTGCGTCGACGGCCTCTACGCGGCCGGCGAGTGTGCCTGTGTCTCCGTCCACGGCGGCAACCGACTCGGCGGCAACGCCCTGCCGGAACTGATCGTCTTCGGCAAGCGCGCCGGCCAACACGCCGCCGGCGAGGACCTCGGCGAGCCCGAGATCCGGACCGGCTACGGCGACGACGTCGAGGACGAGACCGACACCGAACTACCGGTCGCACCCGGCAAAGCGGGGCTCGAGACCAGCGGGAGCGTCGCTGCCGACGGCGGGATGGCCACCGACGCCGAGGGTGTCCTCCAGCGAAAGGTCGAAACCGCCCGCGAACACGTTGACACCCTGATGGACAAGGACGACGGCGTCCAGCACGCCGAGATCCGCGCAAAGCTCCAAAAGGCGATGACCGACTATGTCAACGTCTTCCGGACCGAGGAGGGCGTCAAGAAGGCCCTCGAGATCATCCGGGAGTGTCGCGAGGAGTACCAGGACGTCTACGTCGACGACCCGTCGCGGACGTTCAACACCGACCTCCAACAGACCATCGAGACGCGCAACCTGATCGACGTCGCCGAGACGATCGCGCTCGGTGCCCTGGTTCGCGACGAGTTCCGTGGCGCTCACTGGCGCAAGGAACACCAGGAACGCAAGGACGAGGAGTGGCTCAAGCACACGCTGATCTCGTGGGACGACGGCTCGCCGTCGATCTTCTATCGCCCCGTGATCCTCGAGGGCGAGAACAAGACCTACGAGCCCAAAGAGCGCAGCTACTGA
- a CDS encoding XapX domain-containing protein, which yields MSTQLTVLALLTGLVTGALFRFLNVPIPAPPELPGIMGIIGIYLGYRVVERAGVGVDLLEVLGL from the coding sequence ATGTCGACCCAGCTTACCGTCCTCGCACTGTTGACCGGGCTGGTGACCGGTGCGCTGTTCCGATTTCTCAACGTCCCGATTCCGGCGCCGCCGGAACTCCCCGGTATCATGGGGATCATCGGGATCTACCTCGGCTACAGGGTGGTCGAACGCGCCGGCGTCGGCGTCGACCTGCTCGAAGTGCTGGGGCTGTAG
- a CDS encoding HD domain-containing protein: MSDSAAAEEPYHVYTPDDDHHFPDGKLNRVLEFVETDEEIEAYLEAQNINAVDRMRYNDHGTKHIEIVRNRALCLYDLLKAGDVDFNGARQQGLDEEDEAVIIALAATLHDVGHVVHRDSHAYYSIPLAADILERILPEFYDVADRVRMKGEILHAILCHHTAETPLTTEAGVIRVADALDMESGRSRIPYEHGGRGINTLSSQAIKRVSLQPGDTTPVMVEIAMTNAAGVYQVDNLLKAKLEDSGLEEEIRIVAVNTNENHERLVERIEL; encoded by the coding sequence ATGAGTGATTCTGCCGCCGCCGAGGAACCCTACCATGTCTACACCCCCGACGACGACCACCACTTTCCCGACGGGAAACTGAACCGCGTCCTCGAGTTCGTCGAGACCGACGAGGAAATCGAGGCCTATCTCGAGGCCCAAAACATCAATGCGGTCGATCGGATGCGGTACAACGATCACGGCACCAAACACATCGAGATCGTCCGTAACCGGGCGTTGTGTCTCTACGATCTGCTCAAGGCCGGCGACGTCGATTTCAACGGCGCGCGACAGCAGGGCCTCGACGAGGAAGACGAGGCGGTCATCATCGCGCTGGCGGCGACCTTACACGACGTGGGCCACGTCGTCCACCGCGATAGCCACGCCTACTACTCGATCCCGCTGGCCGCCGACATCTTAGAACGGATCCTCCCGGAGTTCTACGACGTCGCTGACCGCGTCCGGATGAAAGGCGAGATCCTCCATGCGATCCTCTGTCATCACACCGCCGAGACGCCCCTGACGACCGAGGCCGGCGTCATCCGCGTCGCCGACGCGTTGGACATGGAAAGCGGGCGCTCGCGGATCCCCTACGAACACGGCGGCCGTGGGATCAACACCCTCTCGAGTCAGGCGATCAAACGCGTCTCGCTCCAGCCCGGCGACACGACGCCCGTGATGGTCGAGATCGCGATGACCAACGCCGCCGGCGTCTACCAGGTCGACAACCTCCTCAAAGCGAAACTCGAGGATTCGGGGCTCGAAGAGGAGATCCGCATCGTCGCGGTCAACACGAACGAAAACCACGAGCGGCTGGTCGAGCGGATCGAGCTCTAA
- a CDS encoding redoxin domain-containing protein produces the protein MAATGDAAPDFTAPLANGDIEEFTLSERLEDEAPIVLAFFPGAFTGVCTTEMCTFQDRLAAFNDLDAAVYGVSRDSPFTLNEFREQNGLEFGLISDYNKEIVDEYDLSMDFADLGVHGVAKRSVFVVDGDGQIAYSWVSDDPGVEPDYDEVEAAVEDLS, from the coding sequence ATGGCAGCAACCGGAGACGCCGCACCCGACTTCACTGCACCGCTCGCAAACGGCGACATCGAAGAGTTCACGCTCTCGGAACGCCTCGAGGACGAGGCACCGATCGTCCTCGCCTTCTTCCCCGGCGCGTTCACCGGTGTCTGTACTACCGAGATGTGTACGTTCCAGGACCGACTGGCCGCGTTCAACGACCTCGACGCCGCCGTCTACGGCGTCAGCCGCGACTCGCCGTTTACCCTGAACGAGTTCCGCGAACAGAACGGCCTCGAGTTCGGCCTCATCAGCGACTACAACAAGGAGATCGTCGACGAGTACGATCTCTCGATGGACTTCGCCGACCTGGGCGTCCACGGCGTCGCCAAGCGGTCGGTGTTCGTCGTCGACGGTGACGGACAGATCGCCTACTCGTGGGTCAGTGACGACCCCGGCGTCGAGCCCGACTACGACGAGGTCGAGGCCGCCGTCGAGGACCTGTCGTAA
- the tatA gene encoding twin-arginine translocase TatA/TatE family subunit, with product MVAEITPLFIPGGMGPPELAIILIIAILLFGANKIPKLARSTGEAMGEFQKGREKVESELEEMREGGTVEGETADDDEFVDTEPVTTEEETTTETETETN from the coding sequence ATGGTAGCCGAAATCACACCGCTGTTCATCCCCGGCGGCATGGGGCCTCCGGAACTCGCCATCATCCTCATCATCGCAATCTTGCTCTTCGGGGCCAACAAGATCCCGAAGCTCGCACGATCGACCGGTGAGGCGATGGGTGAGTTCCAGAAGGGCCGCGAGAAGGTCGAATCGGAACTCGAGGAAATGCGCGAGGGCGGCACCGTCGAGGGCGAAACCGCTGACGACGACGAGTTCGTCGACACCGAGCCCGTCACCACCGAGGAGGAGACGACCACCGAGACCGAAACCGAGACCAACTAA
- a CDS encoding acyl-CoA dehydrogenase family protein, which produces MRYNDSNQAREVASRANDLMEEVVLPIERERAGGMAVSSGTIAELREAAREYDVYAPQIPEEYGGMGLSFRDSLPAFEEAGRSLLGQIAMRVDAPDEGNMHLLELAGDELQKETYLEPLVQGEIKSGFSMTEPMQGAGSDPKMIQTTAEKDGDEWVIDGHKWWTTQGVEADVLIVLARTDPDAHPYEACSLFLVPADADGVEVIRDVPHMGGGNHGTSHAEIRYKNVRVPEEHLLGELNEGFTHAQERLGPARLTHCMRYSGMAQRSLDIAKAYISERRGFDSTLSDKQSLRHRIADAETKLHMARTGIRDAADRIAAGDEARIPVSMCKVFSANVTQDAIDLAVQCCGANGIGKDLPLSDFYESVRQFRIVDGADEVHRRVIARAAFEDVPEEELEPLTRFGDPNRKRSADH; this is translated from the coding sequence ATGCGCTACAATGACAGTAACCAAGCACGCGAGGTCGCATCGCGTGCCAACGACTTGATGGAGGAGGTCGTCCTGCCGATCGAACGCGAACGAGCCGGGGGGATGGCCGTCTCGAGCGGGACCATCGCGGAACTCCGTGAGGCCGCCCGCGAGTACGACGTCTATGCACCACAGATCCCCGAAGAGTACGGCGGCATGGGGCTTTCCTTCCGCGACTCGCTGCCGGCCTTCGAAGAAGCGGGCCGGAGTCTGCTCGGCCAGATCGCGATGCGGGTCGACGCTCCCGACGAGGGGAACATGCACCTACTCGAACTGGCCGGCGACGAGTTACAGAAAGAGACCTACCTCGAGCCGCTCGTCCAGGGAGAGATCAAGTCCGGCTTCTCGATGACCGAGCCGATGCAGGGTGCGGGCTCGGACCCGAAGATGATCCAGACGACCGCCGAAAAAGACGGCGACGAGTGGGTCATCGACGGCCACAAGTGGTGGACGACGCAGGGCGTTGAGGCCGACGTACTGATCGTCCTCGCCCGAACCGACCCCGATGCTCACCCCTACGAGGCCTGTTCGCTCTTCCTCGTCCCCGCCGACGCCGACGGCGTCGAGGTCATCCGCGACGTCCCACACATGGGTGGCGGCAATCACGGCACGTCCCACGCCGAGATCCGATACAAGAACGTCCGCGTTCCCGAGGAACACCTATTGGGCGAACTGAACGAGGGCTTTACCCACGCACAGGAACGGCTCGGTCCCGCCCGACTCACACACTGTATGCGCTACTCCGGGATGGCCCAGCGATCGCTGGACATCGCGAAGGCCTACATCAGCGAACGACGCGGCTTCGACTCGACGCTGTCGGACAAGCAGTCGCTCCGACACCGGATCGCCGACGCCGAGACGAAACTCCACATGGCCCGGACCGGCATCCGCGACGCCGCCGACCGGATCGCCGCCGGCGACGAGGCCCGCATCCCCGTCTCCATGTGTAAAGTCTTCTCGGCCAACGTCACCCAGGACGCCATCGACCTCGCAGTACAGTGTTGCGGTGCCAACGGCATCGGGAAGGATCTCCCACTGTCGGACTTCTACGAATCCGTCCGCCAGTTCCGCATCGTCGACGGTGCCGACGAAGTCCACCGCCGGGTCATCGCTCGTGCCGCCTTCGAGGACGTTCCCGAGGAGGAACTCGAGCCGCTGACCCGGTTCGGTGATCCGAACCGAAAACGAAGCGCCGACCACTGA
- a CDS encoding SDR family NAD(P)-dependent oxidoreductase yields MSELFDLEGRVAVVTGGGRGIGRAIAVELANAGAAVVPSARSTDEIETVAADIKDAGGDALAVPADVTDSDAVGDVIDRAADEFGGVDVVVNNAGFNPDDALGRPEDVETESLDRVLDVNLNGAYEVTHAAADHLLASDGGSVINVASVGGLVGLPRQHPYVASKHGLVGLTKSMSLDWAPEVRVNAVAPGYVSTELTADLEGNDRLRQSIIDRTPLDRFADPEEIAGPVVFLASDAASYVTGSVLAADGGWTAR; encoded by the coding sequence CTTCGATCTCGAGGGACGAGTCGCAGTGGTAACGGGCGGCGGCCGTGGCATCGGCCGCGCGATCGCAGTCGAACTGGCGAACGCGGGCGCGGCAGTGGTCCCGAGTGCCCGATCGACGGACGAGATCGAGACCGTGGCGGCGGACATCAAGGACGCTGGTGGTGACGCCCTCGCCGTCCCCGCGGACGTGACCGACTCCGATGCCGTCGGCGACGTGATCGACCGGGCGGCCGACGAGTTCGGCGGCGTCGACGTCGTCGTCAACAACGCCGGCTTCAATCCTGACGACGCACTGGGCCGACCCGAGGACGTCGAGACTGAGAGCCTCGATCGAGTGTTGGACGTCAACCTGAACGGGGCCTACGAGGTCACCCACGCCGCCGCCGACCACCTCCTCGCAAGCGACGGCGGCTCGGTAATCAACGTCGCCAGCGTCGGCGGGCTGGTCGGCCTGCCGCGCCAACATCCCTACGTCGCCTCGAAACACGGACTGGTCGGACTCACCAAGAGCATGTCGCTGGACTGGGCCCCCGAGGTCCGGGTCAACGCCGTTGCACCGGGCTACGTCTCGACGGAACTGACCGCGGACCTCGAGGGGAACGATCGGCTCCGCCAGTCGATCATCGACCGCACACCGCTGGACCGGTTCGCCGATCCCGAGGAGATCGCCGGCCCGGTCGTCTTTCTCGCGAGCGACGCCGCCAGCTACGTGACCGGCTCCGTCCTTGCGGCCGACGGCGGCTGGACGGCTCGATAA